DNA sequence from the Parasphaerochaeta coccoides DSM 17374 genome:
GAAGGACATATACATATGAAATAATGGCCTTTGTGCTGACTAATATATTCAGCCCACTGCGGAGAGTCAACAGGAAATTAGTTATATTTTCTTATATTATAATCACTTATAATTACATGCTCATATGATGTGACAATTACGTGCAAAAACAGATATCTATTTCACAAGGGATGTCCCAATGTCCAGAACAAGTCTGCATGAGTTCCGGTTCCAGGGTATAAAGAAGTGGAATGGGGTGAGAACACGGATTTTCCCGACAACCCCGTAATCTCACGGGAGGGATTCAAAAGGACGCGTTCCTGCCCCTTGGTGAACAAGAACAAATGGAAAGCCCGGAAGGATGTCGTTACCATCTGAATTGATTCCGACGCCCGCGACATCTTTTGAACCAAGACATACAAAACACCATGCCAGAATTTTCCCTGGCACGGTACTTTTATTTATCCACCAGCCACCAGTGGCACTTATGAAACAGCTTTGCTACATCAGAAACCTTCCAGGAAAAGAACCTCTTCTTCCACAGGTACTTCCTCTACCACGGGAGCGGCGGGAGCCACCAAAGGCTTGAAAGAACTAAGCCACACATCCTGCCCCGCCTTGGAGTCAGCGGCGAAGGTTGGAAGGGAAATCAGCACCATGTCCTCTCCCACAGGAATACGGAAGGAGCGCACAATCTCCACATCATTGTATGAAGAATCGGTGAACCGCATGGTGATGGTATGCCGCTGCCCGGTGACAGTGAACTGGTCACGGTCACGGGGAAAAAGCTCAATGACCTTCTGTCCGTCAACCTGCACCTCGACGACCTTCAGCGCCTGGATGGTTCCTCCAGCCTGTTCCACAGCACGGTTGTCCACCAACACGGTGTGCTGCCGTCCAATGAAATACATCCACAGGGCGACAGCCAGAATCAGGAGGACACAACCGATACGTATGAGCAAACGTCTTTCCTTAACGTTCATGCCTGTACCTCCTGCTCCTGGTCATGGGCAAGCTGCCTGCCTATCCGGCTCTTGTCACGTCGCTTGCGCACCTCATAGAGAACCAAGGCAAGAGTGATGACACCGTAGGAAATGAATACCCGGAAGTATTCGCCCAACTGGGCTTCTCCAATAAGGTTTTTTCCTGCCATCGAGGAGACGATGAACATGACATGGAAAAGAATGACGCCAAGGAATACATTGCCGATGCTCGCCTTGTTGACTGACGCACCGCCGACAAGGAGAGCCGCAATGGAGAACATGCCAATCTGCGCATGGGAGTTATAAGTGTTCAGCGTACCGATGTTGGACAGGTAGATGATCATGCCGTAACCAGCGAACACAGTGGACAGGATGATGGACAGGATGCGCGTCCTTTCCACCTTGATGCCCGCCGAACGAGCCACTTCCATGTCCTGGCCTACCGCCCGCATGTCCTGCCCCAGCTTGGTGCGCCGGAACCAGACGACAAATATGCAAATCACGGCTATGATGAGGAAAGTGGCCACGGGAATCTGTATCCCCGCTATCCGCAGAGGAATCAGATTGTCCAGGCTCCGCCTGATGTTGACCAAGTTGACCGTGTTGCGGATTCCATATCCGCGGGGAAGAATCAAGGCACTGCTGCGGACAGGAATGAGAACTCCCATCAAGTACAGCACAATCAGCTGGTAGATACCATTCATGAAGAACCCAATGATGTAGCTGGTGACCATCTCACGACCCTTGGCCATGTTGAGTATCCGTCCGCACATCCATCCAAGGAACATGGAGATGGGCGTTGATATGATGGCTGCCAAAATCATTCCGGGAATACCGACGATGTTCCAGTCACTTATGAAAATCAGACCGATCTGACCTGCCATGGCGCCGAGCGTCATGCCGAAGTTCAAGCCCATGCCTGCCATGATGGGAATTAACAGTGAAAGAACCAGGAACGCATTACGTGCCACACGGACGATGACTTCCTGTATCAAGTAGTTCGCGGAATATCCTGAAAGCGGTATGCCGAAGATACAGATGACGACGAACAGAACCGTCACCATGTTATCATTCAGGAACCGTCCGACTTTTTTCATGACATCATTCATCGTGACGCCTCCGTCTTACGGGTGAGGGCGTACAGGATCATGCCATTGGACACGATAATCCTGATGACCTCGGACATGTCGGTCTGGATGATGGAATTCATGACCGAAGGAGTCATCGTCAGTATACCTTGGAAAAGGAACGTACCAATGATGACATTGGGAATCGAGGCCTTATTGACCGACGCGCCGCCAATCAGGACGGCGGATACAGCGGGCAAGGCCATGTTGAAGGGTCCCATGTAGAGCTGTATGAAACCAAAGCTCTGCTGGTACACCAGGATGCCTATGGCGGCAAGCCATGTGGACAGGATGACGCTCAGCGTCCTGATCCTGTCAATGTTGATGCCGCTCGCCCGCGCGAACACCGGGTTGGAACCCACGGCGGTCATTGCCGTACCTGTCTTGGTATGGAGGAACGCCCATACGAGGAACGCCAACAAGGCGAAGAACAGCAACATGCCTGTCGGAATTGACAAACGACCGATATTCAGTTTCAGAAAGTTGTCCAGTACCTTAAGGTAATATCCTTCGGTCGAAATGGTCGTCCTTAATCCAGTTCCGGCAAACCCCCATACCATGGTCGGGTTGCGGTAAGGAAGAAGGAGCCACATGATACACATGAAGGCAACGGATGAGAAACCGACGTAGGTGGCAATCATCATCTCTCCGCCCTTGACTTTGTTGAGAAGCTGCCCGTACCCATACCCGAAAAGTACGGCGAAAGGCGTAGCCAGGACAATGGCCATGAGGAACGAAACCGGCCCCGTGAAACCTATTTCCATGGAAAGTGTTCCGCCCAGAAGACCCGCGATGATGCCCAGGGGCAGTCCGAAATTCAGTCCTGTCCCGGAATGAACCATGGGAACCATGGCCAGAACCAAGACGCTGCTCATGCCAAAACGTACCAACGTATCTGACAGTGCTGTTCCGAAGTTTACCCCCACGAAAGGCGCGGTGATGAACAACGTCAGCAGGAAAATCGCTATGATGATCCGAGGCCATCCAAAGTTCTTGATGAACTTCCGGAGTTTATCATACACAGGTTTAAACGTCATGACGATCCGAGACCATCCAAAGTTCTTGAAGAACTTTCGAATTTTATCATACACAGGTTTAAACGTCATGCTGCGCCTCCCTGACCGTCGTCCTTATGGCTCACCATCAGGAGACCGAACTCAGTGGAATCGGTTTCCGCGGGAAGGATGCCGCTGATCCTGCCATCGGTGACAATGGCAATACGGTCGCAGACAGCGCGAAGTTCCTCCAACTCGGAAGACACCATGACAATCGTCGTGCCGTTCTTCTCATTGTCAGCGCGCAGGGCGTCAAGCACAAGACCTTTCGCTCCCACATCTATGCCGCGCGTCGGCTCGGAGATGAACAGCAGACGTGGTTCAAGGACGAATGCTTTGGCCAGACATATCTTCTGCTGATTGCCGCCTGAAAGCTGGCGAGCCTTCTGCTTGCTGCCCGTCGTGCGAATCTGCAACATGTCGATATACTGCCGGGTCGCCTTCTGGATGGCTTCGTTATCACGCCAGGAGACCAGACCTCCCAGATATTTTTTCAAGAACTTTCTCTGCACCTGCATGGCTGTGAATACAATATTCCATTCAAGGGACTCGTCAAGCAACAGACCAACGCCTCTCCTGTCTTCAGATACAAAGGCCATGCCCGCATCAAGGAAGGTACGGGGTTTATTCAAGGGAATTTCCCGTCCTTCAAAAAAGACATGTCCGCCAGCAGGATACAGACCCATAACACCGTTGGGAAGTCCCAGCTTTCCTTGTCCAGCCAGCCCTCCGATACCCAGGATTTCTCCCGGATATACATCAAGGTTAACATCCCTGACCGTCTCTCCAGGCATATCCACCCAGAGATTGCGAATGCTCATCAATGGTTCATTTTTCTGTTCATGAATCGCCCGATGGTTCTCCTTACGCTTCTGGTTGGCTTCAGCGACTTCACGACCTACCATCCAACGCGCAAGGCTCTGTACTGAAGCCTCGGCAGCGGGTACTGCCTTGATGATCCTGCCGTCGCGCATCACCATGACAGTATCACAGATATCAATAATCTCATGCAGGCGATGGCTGATGAAGATGACGGCAATCCCGGCCTGGGAAAGCCTCTTGATGGCTGTGAGCAAAGAATCAGCCTCCTGCTCGGTCAAGACCGCGGTCGGTTCATCCAAGACCAAAAGCTTTATTGTGCTTTTACTCAGTTCACGGGCAATTTCAGTAAACTGCTTGTGTCCGACGGGCATGTCACTGACCAGCATGTCCGGAGCAAGTTGCACTCCCAGCTTCGTAATAGCTTCAAGCGCCCTCTTGTGCATTGTCTCCCGATCCAAAGCGTCCATGCGGTTTCCGAACACCTCGGACAGCACGCTTTTCTTCACTGGCTCACGGTTGAGCAGGATATTTTCCGTAGCACTGAAATCCGGCAACAGCGAAAATTCCTGATGTACCATTCCTATGCCGGCTTTCAGGGCATCCAGAGGCGTGGAAAACGAGACCGGAACGCCATCCATGAACATTTCCCCGCCATATCCGCCGGTCGCCCAGATTTCCTCCATGCCAAAGAGAATCTTCATAAGCGTACTCTTGCCCGCTCCGTTCTCTCCGACAAGTCCGAGGATTTCTCCTCCGTGGAGGGTGAAGTTCACATCCGTCAACACCTGGTTGCCGAAGAACTCCTTGCTGATCCCCTTCATTTCCATCAGGGGAGCATCATTTCCTTCCATATTCACCTTATCCTTGTCCTATGATCCTATATCGTTCCACCCGGCCAACGGATGACACCACATAGGGTCATGGGTACACAATCATACAAAGGAGGGGCATTGCAACCCTACCTTTTATTTTACTGTATACAATTAATGGGGGGCATCGCACAAGTTCTCACCCTTGCAACACCCCCTCATTGAAAACAGTTGTTATTTCACTGTGAAGTACTTCTCAGGTACGACGACATCGGGAGTGCCTTGATAGCCAGCACCCATGATGTAGGTATCCTGATAAATCAATACGTGATTACGGGAACGGACTCCCGTAGTGACATCAGTATAGAACGAACCGTTCCACTTTGCACCCGGCGTGAACTTGCTGTAGGCTTTCATCAGATCGCTGAGACTGGTTATCTCGCTCTCGCCCTTGAGCACGTTGATAGCATGCTGTCCAAGCGCAGCGGTGGTAGTATATCCATAGGAATACGCCCACGTACCGAAGCGTCCGGCACCGCCCTTCGCGGTAACAGCACTTTCAACCTTCTTCAGGATTGCAGGGAAATCCCCGGCTTCAGCGGACAAGTCAATGCCCAAGGCTCCAGGATAACCCATCAGTGGAGAAGGAAGGTCAGCTTCAATGAAATAACCGCCATAGGCGAGCAACTGCTTGAGCAAAGGCTCGGTATGAGCGTCATTGGTTACGAAGAAGGCTGCATTCTTTCCATACTGCTCAATCCATGAGGGAACTTTCTCCAGGATGTACTGCTGGGCTCCGGCGACACCGACATCGCTGGTCGGATCTGGCGCAGTCTCACGGACAAAGCGTATTCCAAGGTCTTTGGAGGCGGCTTCCATGATGGTGGCGCGGCGACCGAGCGTCTCATAGCTCATGTGGCGCGGGAAGGAAATGTGGACGAAGGTATCGAGTCCAAGATTCTTGGCAGTGTTGATGATCAAGAATCCGCGGGCAACGAAGTCGCTGTTGATGGCGAGGTCTGCCGCTGTCTGGATTACACCCGGATCCTCATGAGGTTCACCAGCAAAGGTCAGGACATCCGGACGGCGTTCCTTGATCCTGCGGAATGCCTCGGTGGTGCCGGGAACTCCCTGGTTGACGATGACGGCCTTGATCTTGGGGTCATCGGCGAGGCCAGCGATGGTGGAGATGGTCGTCTCGGCTTCATCCATGAAGTTATCAGGGTACGTGACATGCTGGATGATACCACCGTTCTGTACTGCTCCATATTCCTGTATGAGACGCTCTGCTCCGCGCAGGTCGTCTTCCGACTGGGATACCGTACCGGTGACAATACCGATGCGGAAGTCATTGCTTGCTGTGGCAGCCGGAGCCTTGGACTCAGACGACCCACCGGCAAAGAGCGTTGTGGCTGCAATCAGCAAGACAACAATAAGAAATAAATTCTTCTTCATGGTGTTCTCTCCCTTTATGATTCTAGTAATAATACTTAATTCCAGGAATCCACGCAACAGAAGAAGTGGAAAATATACATTTTGTCATAAATTACCTCCATGTAATTTATTATTAACAAAAATATTGCGCATATGCCTTCTTTATTACAATCTTATTGCATGATTCACAAAACAAAAGTTAATTTTTTGATGGATAGCACATCATTCAGCATGTAATAAACCGAAAGGCAATACAAAGAACATGCTTTTCTTACCATTTATTTTTTTCAATACCAAGTCTCGTAACGAGTTTACGATTCGTTGGTTATACTTTTTTGGGAACAGGGAACTGTTTCCGAAGGAGAACTAATGAACATGAAGAAGAAAGTTATCAGTC
Encoded proteins:
- a CDS encoding DUF3798 domain-containing protein — encoded protein: MKKNLFLIVVLLIAATTLFAGGSSESKAPAATASNDFRIGIVTGTVSQSEDDLRGAERLIQEYGAVQNGGIIQHVTYPDNFMDEAETTISTIAGLADDPKIKAVIVNQGVPGTTEAFRRIKERRPDVLTFAGEPHEDPGVIQTAADLAINSDFVARGFLIINTAKNLGLDTFVHISFPRHMSYETLGRRATIMEAASKDLGIRFVRETAPDPTSDVGVAGAQQYILEKVPSWIEQYGKNAAFFVTNDAHTEPLLKQLLAYGGYFIEADLPSPLMGYPGALGIDLSAEAGDFPAILKKVESAVTAKGGAGRFGTWAYSYGYTTTAALGQHAINVLKGESEITSLSDLMKAYSKFTPGAKWNGSFYTDVTTGVRSRNHVLIYQDTYIMGAGYQGTPDVVVPEKYFTVK
- a CDS encoding DUF6672 family protein — its product is MNVKERRLLIRIGCVLLILAVALWMYFIGRQHTVLVDNRAVEQAGGTIQALKVVEVQVDGQKVIELFPRDRDQFTVTGQRHTITMRFTDSSYNDVEIVRSFRIPVGEDMVLISLPTFAADSKAGQDVWLSSFKPLVAPAAPVVEEVPVEEEVLFLEGF
- a CDS encoding ABC transporter permease encodes the protein MNDVMKKVGRFLNDNMVTVLFVVICIFGIPLSGYSANYLIQEVIVRVARNAFLVLSLLIPIMAGMGLNFGMTLGAMAGQIGLIFISDWNIVGIPGMILAAIISTPISMFLGWMCGRILNMAKGREMVTSYIIGFFMNGIYQLIVLYLMGVLIPVRSSALILPRGYGIRNTVNLVNIRRSLDNLIPLRIAGIQIPVATFLIIAVICIFVVWFRRTKLGQDMRAVGQDMEVARSAGIKVERTRILSIILSTVFAGYGMIIYLSNIGTLNTYNSHAQIGMFSIAALLVGGASVNKASIGNVFLGVILFHVMFIVSSMAGKNLIGEAQLGEYFRVFISYGVITLALVLYEVRKRRDKSRIGRQLAHDQEQEVQA
- a CDS encoding ABC transporter permease subunit; this encodes MTFKPVYDKLRKFIKNFGWPRIIIAIFLLTLFITAPFVGVNFGTALSDTLVRFGMSSVLVLAMVPMVHSGTGLNFGLPLGIIAGLLGGTLSMEIGFTGPVSFLMAIVLATPFAVLFGYGYGQLLNKVKGGEMMIATYVGFSSVAFMCIMWLLLPYRNPTMVWGFAGTGLRTTISTEGYYLKVLDNFLKLNIGRLSIPTGMLLFFALLAFLVWAFLHTKTGTAMTAVGSNPVFARASGINIDRIRTLSVILSTWLAAIGILVYQQSFGFIQLYMGPFNMALPAVSAVLIGGASVNKASIPNVIIGTFLFQGILTMTPSVMNSIIQTDMSEVIRIIVSNGMILYALTRKTEASR
- a CDS encoding sugar ABC transporter ATP-binding protein, whose product is MEGNDAPLMEMKGISKEFFGNQVLTDVNFTLHGGEILGLVGENGAGKSTLMKILFGMEEIWATGGYGGEMFMDGVPVSFSTPLDALKAGIGMVHQEFSLLPDFSATENILLNREPVKKSVLSEVFGNRMDALDRETMHKRALEAITKLGVQLAPDMLVSDMPVGHKQFTEIARELSKSTIKLLVLDEPTAVLTEQEADSLLTAIKRLSQAGIAVIFISHRLHEIIDICDTVMVMRDGRIIKAVPAAEASVQSLARWMVGREVAEANQKRKENHRAIHEQKNEPLMSIRNLWVDMPGETVRDVNLDVYPGEILGIGGLAGQGKLGLPNGVMGLYPAGGHVFFEGREIPLNKPRTFLDAGMAFVSEDRRGVGLLLDESLEWNIVFTAMQVQRKFLKKYLGGLVSWRDNEAIQKATRQYIDMLQIRTTGSKQKARQLSGGNQQKICLAKAFVLEPRLLFISEPTRGIDVGAKGLVLDALRADNEKNGTTIVMVSSELEELRAVCDRIAIVTDGRISGILPAETDSTEFGLLMVSHKDDGQGGAA